One Triticum dicoccoides isolate Atlit2015 ecotype Zavitan chromosome 3B, WEW_v2.0, whole genome shotgun sequence genomic window, aacatgtcttcttgacgatgctatgcttatcttgtcatgcaatgtcttgtggtgagtgaatcaagcttgttaagtagtgtactcgttgttgctgttttgctatgctgaatctggtatttcgcgatgctatgtaaacctgcttctactagtcattctatgcataatctggagatgatcactaaacatgttttgttctacatgtcatgctatatccatccatgaccctggttgcatttatagcttgctttaacttgttgtaatcttgctctaaagttgcttgataatgttgctgtcagcctgttaacattaagttcagttgtttccatgattgttgctagtgatccatgcaccctatgaccttgctattgccattcttagcttcacaaacattccTTCTTACTGttgcttgccttgccatgccatgtaatgctctgtagtgagttgcacaagctcatctacatgccttcataattctgtttctgccatgtttaaatctgtaatataacttgctatgtttacatgggtgccatcatattttctgatcctttttggcttatggtcagtaagggacttttgttctatgcaattagtaggttcatgccatgcctttgtttgccatgataagttcctgtaacatgttgtttgatagctctaagcattgcaacctgatgttattttctgcaaagtttgaattgttattacttgcaatcttaccatgtgtgtttgagcatgttctagtaatttctggagatagctcagtgttcatgttttgttatgctttacctgtccatcatgcccatgtcttttgttttcatgttgagatgttgtagcatgttgttttgatgcttgcaatatgcctagttgctgttttggacagattgttgctataacttgtatagtgtgtgtgtgttgaaccattgcttcgttttgagtgtgctctatatgaaacttgcttagaattgcatgtagtttcatattatcatgttgcatccatgttttgaggtgtttgcttgatgtttggatgcattttgcatcaatgccatgtttaacttgttttgctcatatcttctaggccgtagctccgaactaaatgaactttatatgtaacttgactagattttcgtgtagatcatcttggtgtatcttaacttgctgtttaacaacttgaacataaggtttgttcagatctggaccaatttcgaaatttgcatatgaggacttactggaattgttatatgttgttcccggcctcatttaagcttgccttgatgtgttgttttgttttgcatcatctcttgccatgagtagattcatgtagctttgtcatgcatcacgcttgtttgtgcatcatgccttattcatgtgtggtgtgtttactatgttgtgtgcttcttctcgatagttcctattgcgttgcgatcgtgaggactcgttcgtctacgcttggttcggcttcatccgttcgtcttcttcatggactcgttcttctttcttgcgggatttcaggcaagatgaccgctaccctggatctcactactatcattgctatgctagttgcttcgttctaccactttgctgcgctacctatcacctgtttatcaagccatcccaaattgccatgaacctctaacctttgacacctttcctatgcaaaccgttgcttggctatgttaccgctttgctcagccctcttatagcgttgctagttgcaggtgaagttgaagatttctccatggtggacaagattttggttgggatatcacaatatctcttatattataaatgcatctatatactcggtaaagggtggaaggctcggccttttgcctggtgttttcttccactcttgccgccctagttttcgtcataccggtgttatgttcccggattttgcgttccttacgcggtcgggtgatttatgggacccccttgacagttcgctttgaataaaactcctccagcaaggcccaaccttggttttacatttgcctcacctagccctttttcccttgggagtcgcgctctcgagggtcatctttatattatcccccccgggccagtgctcgtcatgagtgttggtccaacctgttagccgccggtggccaccaggggcaactctgggctggcctaccggaagtttggacaatccggtgtgccctgagaacgagatatgtgcagctcctatcaggatttgtcggcacattcgggcggctttgctggtcttgttttaccattgtcgaaatgtcttgtaaaccgggattccgagtctgatcgggtcttcctgggagaaggtatatcttttgttgatcgcgagagcttatcatgggctaagttgggacacccctgcagggtataatttttcgaaagtcgtgcctgcggttataggcagatgggaatttgttaatgtccggttgtagataacttgacaccagatccgaattaaaacgcatcaaccgcgtgtgtagccgtgacggtctcttctcggcggagtccgggaagtgaacacggtttctgggttatgtttgccgtaagtaggagttcatgatcacttcttgatcattactagttgacgaccgttccttttgctctcttctcgctcttatttgcgtatgttagccaccatatatgcttagtcgctgctgcaacctcgccactttaccccttccattccctttaagctttgctagtcttgatacccatggtaatgggattgctgagtcctcgtggctcacagattactacaacaacagttgcaggtacatgttatgcgatgatcatgacgcgagagcgatgcttgcttgtcttgagttcttcttctacttcttcttcgattaggggataggttccaggtcggcagcctgggctagcagggtggatgtcgtttgagtttctgtttgtgtttcatccgtagtcgaatgttgatcttatgtattgtgatgttgtattcgagtggcattgtatgccttatgtatgtatccccatctattatgtaatgttgatgtaatgatatccaccttgcaaaagcgttttaatatgcggatctatccttggtgggaccttcgagttccttttggatagggtcgcatattgggcgtgacaaagtaTGCCGACAAAAACGCCTGGAAAGGAATTTCGAGGTGGGGGACATGGTTTACTTACGAATACAGCCTTACAGGATGGCTGCATTCGGCCTTCGGCAAGCGATGAAATTGACAACCAAATTCTATGGGCCTTACAGAATACTGGAGAAGATTGGCCATGTCGCTTACAAACTCCAACTACCAGCTCACATTGGAATTAACCCGGTGTTTCATGTCAGCCAGCTAAAAAAACACATGGGCACACATGCCGTTCCAAGCAAAGATCTACCTCTACTGGACAACAATGGCAGAATCAAAATAGAACCACTAGCTGTACTCGAGACTCGCTCACTACCCAGGAATGGAGTGCTTGTCACTCAGTGGCTCATCGGCTGGGAGAACATGGAACCGGAAGAGGCAACCTGGGAGGACGCCAATTTCATCAAACAAGTTTTCCCAGAATTCTTCGCCGGCACGCTCAAAAGCTGGTTCCCAGAGAAGTATACTTGAGGACAAGTATGGTTTCAGAAGGGGGCATTGTCAGCTACCTGAAGATAGCTGCACTTGTTTCAGTTAGACAGCATACTAGTGCAGTTAGAAGCAGAGGAAATTCAACGGTGGACAGACGCGTTCGCGACGAAGGGCCACGATGGACCAGTGCCCTGTTTTTACAGTGCCACGCACTTGTCGCTTTACTGTCTTTCTCTTTTCACCATGTATGTGTGGACACCCATATAAGCGCCTGTGTGCGTGATAGAGGGCATCAATCATTTTATCCCCAACTACTGTAACCCTAGTTCCTAGCGAAAGTAGAAATCCTCCTTTAATAGAAGAGGTCTCCGCTATCGGGAGTTCATCTTTGTTTAAGATTTGAGTTCACAGTAGTTTAGTTCTGTCAATCCAAGTCGGGATCTGACACGAGCACCGGTTCGGAGCAGGGGAAGGGTGCCCCGGCGGGCCGAGCACCGGTGTGGAGCAGGGGAGGTGCCCTGGCGGGCCGAGCACCGGCGCGGAGCAGGCTCAGGTTCCTCGGCGGGCCGAGCACTGGATCTCGCCTGGACGCTACCGCTGTCCAGCCCCGTCCTGGGACGCCGTCCAGGCACGCTCCCGCTGCTCCCGAGACGCAGGAGGAGGTCTCCAAGTACGCGTTCTCTGGTTGCTCGCGCTCCTCTGTTTGGCCTCTTCTTCAGTTCTTCTCTTCCATTTGTCCGGATTCAAGCTCGCGAGGCAGCGGTGCCGGTGACGCCCGCTGCGACAGGAGCGGTCTGGGCTGAAATTTTCCTCTCACCAAGTCATCCAAGCTGTAAAATTGAGGAGAGCAAACTGGAAATATGACGAACGGGGCCGAAATATACAtgcccccctcaaaaaaaaaattacGGCACGGACCATTCTACAGGACCAGTCTAGACGTTTTTTCGTCCTATCCCGTAGAACGGCAGTCATTTTACAGTTTTGTTCTGCTAAAATATGCTCTTAGTGCAAACTGGAAGGCAGCGTCGCATCAAGGACGCATATAGGCCATCCCAGTAGCGAGTCAATCGCTTCTTCCAATTTTTGTTCCTCCGTTCTTCTTTTTTCATTTAAATTTGTTTATATATTTCAGAAAATATTTTAAATACAAGCATTCCAAAACATAAACTTGTTGGAATTTTCTTAAAAACTGTGAATTTGAAAATATGTTAACGCAATGTAAAAAAATTGTTAGCGTCAATTGAAAAAAGGTATTCAGAAGAAATAAATATTTATTAAAAAATCAAACACATACCCGCAAATAATATTTCAAACACATACATTTGAAATGTTAATCATGATTTTTCTAAAATGTGCATAAATAAATGTTCCAGATGTATACGAAGAATGTACAACATGTGTGAAAAAATAGACATTGAAAACAtgtatttataaaatgttaaaattgtataaaaaatgttcctagtGCATGAAAAAATGTACAAGGTGTATGAAAACAAGTAGACATAAAAAACTTCAAAAAACATTGATCATGCATTTAAAACATGTTAAACATGTATATtaaaaatgttcttgatgtataAGAAAAATGTATAACGTGTATAACAACATGTTTACCTCAAAATATATGTTTGGAAATTTTTTTAAAGGGATATAAAAAAATGTGTATATGCATACCAAAAATGTATAATGtgtatgaacaagaaaatatacatCAAAACATATTCTTGAAAAAATGTTAATAAGATATTTCGAAATTGTTCAACGTGTACACAAAAAATGTTTAGATGTATATGAAGAATGTTTCATGTATTCAGGAAACGTTAATCCAATATAAATAATGTTCCTTTTCTATATAGAAAGGGGAAAGAAAAAACCAATGTAAAaccaaaaggaaaaataaaaactaaAGAAAATGAATGCAAAAGAATGAAAACAATGAAAACCAATAAAAcgcaaagaaaaatgaaaaactccgagaaagaaaaaaagaaatatgaAGTaataacaaaaaaaggaaaaaataacaaAAACCAAGAAAACCTAAGAagagcaaagaaaagaaataagtggAAATTGAGAAAGAAACAATGAACACCGAAGAAAAAAAAGTAAATACGAAAAATCAAAGATAACCGGGGGAAAAGAAAGAAAACTGAAAGAAAAAACAAAACATGAAAAGAAACATATAAAACCATCGTAGCGAACACGCCAAACAACAAGCGCGCGAGCGTGAAGAAACGTtagtaatgggccagcccagtacACCCCACGAAAATCCTTAAGGCGAGACGAGAGTTACTCTCGCGATTATACAACCCTCTGGTCAACACACTAAGGGTCATTTcttttggtgatttttttggtCTTCTAGAATAAGCTACCCCCTACCCAGCTTATTCTCGAAGCCCAATCAAACAATTTGACATGGACCAAACCTAGTGTTAGGTCCGCCTCCTCTTGCCCTGAGCAATGGTCGTTGCAGGCGTCGGCTCTTGTCCACTGCCGCGGGATGAGCGTGAAAGTCGTCGACCTGAAGGCTTACAGGTCGGTTGGCACCTTTTACGGAAAAGCCCTCGGCGCACTTTATTGAATTGTGAATAAACTTACATCGTTAAAATCTCATCCAAAATGAAACTGAGAGGACTATCAGCCCAGGATATTACAAAATTTGAATCAAAAGAATAACGAGCTAACTTGTGCGCAACATGATTAGCTTTCCGTGGACAATGCTTGAACAATTTGATCTAATCCTTCCTGTAACCAAGAAAATTTCTGCTAGGACCGCAATATATGGACTCCAAATTTAGATAATCCCCGTGCTTGACTGAATGAGCCCCGGGCAATCAGATTTGACCGTCGTTGGTGAACATCCCAATCTCTTCAGAAATTCCAGACCTCTCAACATTTCTATAGCTTCAGTGGTAGTGGCATCCAACACATGATCAAAGAGCCAGCTTGAGCCCGTCAAAGCCTCACCACAATCGTTCCGAAGAACCACCGCCACTATGCCCATATCATTCTTGAAAAACAAGAGTACGTGCATCATTGAGTTTGTAAGAATCCGGAACTAGTTTATCCCATGATATTTCATGTGGTATTGAACTAGATGCAGCGGCCTGGTAGTTCCTCGTAATTGCCTAGATAGCAAAAACTGTTCTTCTTGCGGCCTTGCCaccaaatataccaggcttccagagCCACCGCCTCCTTCAAACCGAGCATCCCAAGCATAGGTTCGTTGTTGTCTGGCCAGTATAAAATGTCCTCAAGTACAGCAGAGCCCGATCTATGAATGACTAGGGATTGTTGTATTCTTTCAGTTAAACCCATTGCCTTCCAAACTTCCTTTGCTCTCCTACAAGTGAACAAGATATGTCGAATATCTTCCGCTCCCGCATGACAAATTGGACATTCCGCCGACACTTTTATGTGTCTATTTGGAAGCAATCCTCTCCCCGGAATAACTCCATCTAGTTCTCaccaaatatactccctccgtacaaaaatataagatcattttttACATTATCAATAGTGTCCAAAATGATATCATATTTTGGGACGGATTTTTTTCCATGTTAGCAGTTACTTGGAGCTTTCATAAATAATCCCACACTGGATTTAGTTCAGCCAAACCATGTCCATCCTGGCTTCGAATTTGTGCTCCCGTTCCAAGTAATAACCAGATTGGGCAGAGAATATGGTTGACTTTGATCTATgccacccgcaaaaaaaagaaagacTTTGATCTATGCCACGATAATTTTTTGGTTAAATGTGTACCCAAGGGGATTTTTAGAATACGCTCAACACCCAGTAGGTTGAAGTTATCTCTCAGAAGCAACCGGTCCACATCCAGTGCCCCTTGGGCCTTCACACACCGGCCACTGCCTGCGTGTGCCACCACTGAAGCCTGGCAGGAGGGCGGCCACCCCACCTCGCCAAACCGTGAGAGCTGCCGATAGGAATCCCTCGCGCTCGTTACCGTCGCTGATCCTAGTTAACCGTGTACCCAAGGGGTTTTTAGAATACGCTCAACAACCAGTAGGTTGAAATTATCTCTTAAAAGAAGATCTCCACATCCAGTGCCCCTCGggcctccacacaagcaaaatgtcAACAATTAGTATTGTATGTACTCAATCATCCACATTGACTAACTGATGGATACGAGCGAGCGACATGGGATGCTTGGCGTATAAAATGTGCTGCAAATTGGGCAAAAGGAGTACGACTCTGAATTTTGATCATTTGATCAGTTCATCCATGGCGATCCCGTTGCTTCTTGCCCTGTTACTACTGGCAGTGGCACTAGCAGCGGTGCAAGCGGCGCCGGGCTTGCACCCCGTGGTCCTGGTGCCGGGCTACGGCACCAACGAGCTGGACGCGCGGCTCACCGAGCTCTACCAGCCGTCGTCGCCGGGCTGCGGGGCGCGCAAGGGGGAGGGGTGGTTCCGCCTCTACCTCAACTACTCCGCCCTCCAGGACCCCGCCAACGTGCCGTGCTTCGCGGAGCAGATGAGCTCCGTGTACGACCCCGCCGCCGACGACTACTCCAACGTCGCCGGCGTGGAGACGCGCGTCCCCTTCTTCGGCTCCACCCAAGCCTTCCGCTACCCCGATCCTGATCGCAAGTAAGTAGCTATCGATTGCTCAATCGTGTCGTGTCCCCAATTCTGAATCAAAGTCGGCTGAAATTTCTCGATTTTCCTAGGAATTTCTCCTACATGAGCACGTTCGTCGAGCGCTTGGAGAAGACGGGGTACCGCGACGGCGAGACCATGTTCGGCGCGCCCTACGACTTCCGGTACGCCGTCGCGCCGGTGGGGCGCCCGTCCAGGGTCGGCGACGCCTTCTTCCGGGCGCTCAAGAGCCTAGTCGAGAGGGCGAGCGGGCTCAACGGTGGCAGGCCGGTGGTGATCGCCACCCACAGTTTCGGCGGCCTGCTGGCGCACCAGTTCCTCATCCGCCAGCCGCTGGCCTGGCGCCGGCGGTTCGTAGGGCGCTTCGTGCCCATCGCCGCCCCGTGGGGCGGCCTCGTCCGGGGAATGCAGACTCTGGTCTCCGGGAACAACCTGGGCCTGCCATTCGTGGACCCGCGCGCGCTGCTGCGGCAGGGCAGGAGCCAGCAGAGCAGCCTGTGGAGACTGCCCAGCCCGGCCGCCTTCGGCGCCGCGACGCCATTGGTGACCACCAAGAGCAAGAACTACTCGGCCGGCGACGTGGCGGACTACCTCGTCTCCATCGGGTTGGGCGAAGCCGTCGGGCCGTACGAGTCCCGCGTGCTGCCGCTGTTCGGCGGGGAGCTGCCGCATCCCGGGGTGCCGGTGACCACCGTCGTCGGGGTCGGGGTGGGGACGCCGGAAAGGATAGTGTTCCCCGGGGATGATTTCGACGCGACGCCGTCCGTGGTcgccggggacggcgacggggtGGTGAACCTGGTGAGCGCCGTGGCGGTGGAGACGTCGTGGAGCCACCGTGGTGGGGATTTTAGGATGGTCAAGgtgtccaacatgtcccataatgcCCTTCTGGTGGATGATCGAGCGCTCgagatcatcatccaagagattcaacgggcTGATTAGTTCTGGTCTCATTCACCTGGACAGCCGTTGGATCAAAATCATTGCTGAGATTCGTGTTGTTGTGTCGTTGTCCTGTCGCTTGTTTGTCCCATTGTTGAGCGTGCAGCCCTCTTGTTAATGGCCTTTTACTTTTTCTATTATTAGGCTGAGCTTTATCTTTCTCACTGACGCCTCAATAAAAAGCTTCGAAGTTTGCCAAAAAAAACTAGCtactctttttgttttttttcttcaggATGCTACTTCACCTTGTGATTGTTTAATTTGGACATTTGTACACTCTTTCTTACGGAGAGCTTCACGCTTTAAGAGTCCACATACAATCggtattattattttattttattttttgttcttcatTCTTGAATTTTGCTTTTTTTTttgttcttcttcatttttttgctATATTTTTATTTCCATCGGACAAGGTGGGTTTCAACTATGCTTCGTTCACGCCATTACTCGTAGATTAAATTGCGTTGTGATCCTATAAAGGTGGAGGTGCGATAATTTTATGTTTTTAAGGTGGATCACAACTACATATTTTTAAGAGGGGTCGCAACAGCATGTTTTCAAGAGGGTCACAATTAACTGTATGTTTTCATGATGGGTCACAACTGTAAGTTTTCAAGATGGATCGCAACTGCATGTTTTTAAGGGGAGGTCGCAACTACATGTCTTTCAAGATGGGTCGCAACTACATGTTTTCAAGCGGAGGTTGCAACCACATGTATTTCAAGAGGGGTCGCAACTACATGTTTTTCAAGAGGGGTCACAGCTGTAAGTTTTAAAATGGGGTCACAATTGCATGTTTTTAAGGTGTCGCAACTGCATGTGTTTTCAAGGGGGTCACAGCTGCATGTTTATTCAAGATGTCGCAACTGCATATTTTTCTAGGGGGGCAACTGCAAGTTTTTAAATAGCATCACAACTACATGTTTTCTAGGTTTGTCGCAACTGCAAGCCCCAAGGATGGGAATCGAAACTGTATGGATTCCAAGGCATGTCGTAACTGCAAGTTTTCCAGGGGTTTGTTGCAATTGCATGTCCCCAAGTGGGAACCGGAACTGCATGTTTTCTAGGTTTTCTTGGAATTTCATGTCCCAAAGGGGAATCGCAACTGCGTGTTTTCCCAA contains:
- the LOC119274967 gene encoding lecithin-cholesterol acyltransferase-like 1, with the protein product MAIPLLLALLLLAVALAAVQAAPGLHPVVLVPGYGTNELDARLTELYQPSSPGCGARKGEGWFRLYLNYSALQDPANVPCFAEQMSSVYDPAADDYSNVAGVETRVPFFGSTQAFRYPDPDRKNFSYMSTFVERLEKTGYRDGETMFGAPYDFRYAVAPVGRPSRVGDAFFRALKSLVERASGLNGGRPVVIATHSFGGLLAHQFLIRQPLAWRRRFVGRFVPIAAPWGGLVRGMQTLVSGNNLGLPFVDPRALLRQGRSQQSSLWRLPSPAAFGAATPLVTTKSKNYSAGDVADYLVSIGLGEAVGPYESRVLPLFGGELPHPGVPVTTVVGVGVGTPERIVFPGDDFDATPSVVAGDGDGVVNLVSAVAVETSWSHRGGDFRMVKVSNMSHNALLVDDRALEIIIQEIQRAD